From Halodesulfovibrio aestuarii DSM 17919 = ATCC 29578, one genomic window encodes:
- the dnaB gene encoding replicative DNA helicase, with the protein MTQNPPWNPQTNPQNSFHTDTFAHQGEGSVSDAFENVSDELLRNVPPHSIEAEQAVLGGIFLRADALNTLVDIVTEDDFYAPAHKILFGAMMELHRQSIAVDPVTIGQYLRDKSLLEQVGGAVYIGELVNSIISAANAEHYAKIVRDKSLQRSLIASCSDIIGKCYDQGTEVDKLLDESEQSIFAISERTSGQTFIDSKTLINRVFDQLSIRIDSKDLVTGVTTGFYNLDKMTAGLQPTDLIIIAARPSMGKTAFTLNLAVNAALEGNTPVVFYSLEMGMEQLMVRMLATVAGVDMNKLRTGRGIDNDDWGRLHYAADVLGKAPIYIDDTPSLSTLDLRARTRRLKAEKNVGLVVVDYLQLMRSSRKTDSRELEISDISRNLKALAKELNIPVVALSQLNRKVEERADKRPMLSDLRESGAIEQDADVIMFIYRDAVYNKKEDRAEIHSAEIIIGKQRNGSVGAAQLQYNGKFTRFENPTDLYPSEEIPEDTGM; encoded by the coding sequence ATGACGCAGAATCCACCGTGGAATCCGCAGACGAATCCGCAGAATAGCTTTCATACCGACACCTTCGCCCATCAGGGCGAAGGTTCGGTTTCCGACGCGTTTGAAAACGTGTCGGACGAATTGCTGCGCAATGTCCCTCCCCACAGCATTGAAGCTGAACAGGCTGTGCTCGGGGGTATTTTTTTGCGTGCGGATGCCCTTAATACACTTGTAGACATCGTCACCGAAGATGATTTCTACGCCCCTGCCCATAAAATACTCTTCGGCGCCATGATGGAGCTGCACAGACAGAGTATCGCTGTTGACCCTGTTACAATAGGTCAATACCTGCGCGACAAAAGCCTGCTCGAACAAGTCGGCGGCGCGGTATATATAGGCGAACTTGTCAACTCCATCATCAGTGCAGCAAACGCTGAACACTACGCCAAAATTGTTCGTGACAAATCGTTACAACGCAGCCTTATCGCATCTTGCTCAGATATTATAGGCAAGTGCTACGATCAAGGCACTGAAGTAGACAAACTTCTGGATGAGTCCGAACAGTCTATTTTCGCAATTTCCGAGCGAACCTCCGGTCAAACATTTATTGATTCAAAGACACTCATCAACCGAGTGTTCGACCAGCTTTCTATCCGTATCGATAGTAAAGATCTCGTAACCGGTGTTACGACTGGCTTTTACAACCTCGACAAAATGACCGCAGGCTTGCAGCCTACAGATCTTATCATTATTGCAGCGCGTCCTTCTATGGGTAAGACTGCGTTTACGCTTAACCTCGCTGTAAACGCTGCTCTGGAAGGAAATACCCCAGTTGTATTCTATTCTCTGGAAATGGGAATGGAACAGCTCATGGTTCGTATGCTGGCAACAGTTGCCGGTGTAGACATGAATAAACTGAGAACAGGCCGTGGTATTGATAATGATGACTGGGGACGTTTGCATTATGCAGCAGACGTTCTTGGCAAGGCGCCAATTTACATTGATGATACACCGTCTCTTTCTACTCTTGATCTTCGTGCACGTACCCGTCGTTTAAAAGCAGAAAAAAATGTCGGCCTGGTTGTTGTGGACTATTTGCAGCTTATGCGATCGAGTCGCAAAACTGACTCCCGAGAACTGGAGATTTCCGATATTTCCCGTAACCTGAAGGCACTCGCTAAAGAATTAAACATTCCCGTTGTTGCTCTTTCTCAGCTGAACCGTAAGGTTGAAGAACGAGCAGACAAACGTCCGATGCTTTCTGACCTTCGAGAATCCGGCGCGATCGAACAGGATGCCGACGTTATTATGTTTATCTACCGTGATGCTGTGTACAACAAAAAAGAAGACCGTGCTGAAATCCACTCTGCTGAAATCATTATAGGCAAGCAACGTAACGGTTCAGTTGGTGCCGCCCAGTTGCAATACAACGGTAAATTTACACGATTTGAAAACCCTACAGACCTCTATCCATCTGAAGAAATTCCAGAAGATACAGGAATGTAA
- a CDS encoding GGDEF domain-containing protein: protein MLEIRELYASLTASAAISTVAFFWLYFSRFSRRGVLWWAMAMTCYLLCLILTTYRGFIPPFFSVLVANVSATAGYVFFWFGIRVFFSRSLTRKVWWCGITLITLVIIASEITLFDPRLVTSKVLITSLNYATINILIAYELIRNARQSNTAKGMGGINLLNAIIIIYRGIHIVRTESFNLYFITGWTTSAYILWTNASLLLTTVGLILLILEELNAKLTRQAIEDPLTGLLNRRALYSITPEDFLDLQNTHTSLGLLMLDIDHFKLVNDTYGHIIGDTLLKHFAEEVSCCLRSTDILYRIGGEEFLIIAHGVSPLNTCALGERIRKHIEQTPLVTSHGTIHHTVSIGYTMTTPDDTYLKPVLERADSALYYAKNHGRNRVEMSLEAA, encoded by the coding sequence ATGCTTGAAATACGCGAACTATATGCATCGCTTACTGCTTCAGCTGCGATTTCAACAGTCGCTTTTTTCTGGCTCTACTTTAGCCGGTTCTCCAGACGCGGCGTACTTTGGTGGGCTATGGCGATGACATGCTACCTACTATGTCTCATTTTAACGACGTATAGAGGCTTTATTCCACCTTTTTTCTCTGTACTTGTTGCGAATGTTTCCGCAACAGCCGGGTACGTATTTTTCTGGTTCGGAATCCGTGTATTCTTCAGCCGCTCCTTAACCCGAAAAGTGTGGTGGTGTGGAATCACACTAATAACGTTAGTTATAATTGCTTCAGAAATAACACTCTTCGACCCGAGACTTGTAACAAGCAAAGTGCTCATAACAAGCTTAAACTATGCAACAATAAATATTTTAATAGCCTATGAATTAATACGAAACGCCCGTCAATCAAACACCGCCAAGGGGATGGGGGGAATTAATCTTTTAAACGCTATTATCATTATCTACCGTGGCATTCATATCGTCCGAACTGAAAGTTTTAATCTCTACTTTATAACAGGTTGGACAACATCTGCCTACATTCTATGGACAAACGCGTCTCTACTCTTAACCACTGTAGGACTTATCTTGCTTATCCTTGAAGAACTAAATGCAAAACTTACACGCCAGGCAATCGAAGATCCGCTAACAGGTCTTTTAAACCGCAGAGCCTTATATTCAATTACTCCTGAAGATTTTTTGGACTTGCAAAATACGCACACATCACTAGGCCTGCTCATGCTGGACATTGACCACTTCAAGTTAGTAAACGATACCTATGGTCACATCATAGGAGACACATTACTCAAGCATTTCGCGGAGGAAGTGTCCTGTTGCTTACGATCTACAGACATACTTTATCGCATAGGAGGCGAAGAGTTCCTGATCATTGCCCATGGAGTATCACCTTTAAATACCTGTGCTCTCGGCGAACGTATAAGAAAACATATCGAACAAACACCATTAGTAACCTCACATGGTACAATCCATCACACAGTCAGTATTGGCTATACAATGACCACTCCTGATGACACCTATCTAAAACCTGTTCTTGAACGAGCAGATTCGGCTCTATATTATGCAAAAAACCATGGAAGAAATAGAGTCGAAATGTCTTTAGAAGCAGCGTAA
- a CDS encoding NADH:flavin oxidoreductase — protein MFFDKIKINGMTVPNRLVRSATWEGLASAEGFVTPALEDAMLELVDGGVGMIITGHMFVAEQGRARERQLAIFADEYISGLRSMVNRIHDHGGAVVAQLAHAGGYAAQAITGMPALGPSPFAMRDGELCQEMTEHDIDVMVYSFQQAAERAVAAGFDGLQIHAAHGYGLSQFLSPHFNKRTDMYGGVLENRIRPLVRVYEAIRRVVGEKYPVMLKINCEDFVEDGLELQDSVRVIQGLATMGLDAVEISGGLLTNRPTTSSTRVGRFDSPTKEVWYREAARVVRENTKLPIMLVGGVRSFSVAEGLLSEGVIDLVSMSRPLIREPNLLTRWASGDLRRADCISCNKCFSVLIKNEGFFCPLARAEKSE, from the coding sequence ATGTTTTTCGATAAAATAAAAATTAATGGAATGACCGTGCCGAATCGTTTGGTTCGCTCTGCAACATGGGAAGGGCTCGCCTCTGCTGAAGGATTTGTAACGCCTGCACTCGAAGACGCAATGCTTGAATTGGTTGATGGCGGTGTGGGGATGATTATTACCGGGCATATGTTTGTAGCAGAACAAGGACGCGCCAGAGAACGCCAGCTTGCCATTTTTGCAGATGAATACATCAGTGGGCTGCGCTCAATGGTTAACAGAATCCATGATCATGGTGGCGCTGTTGTGGCGCAGCTTGCTCATGCTGGCGGTTATGCTGCTCAGGCTATCACAGGAATGCCTGCATTGGGGCCTAGCCCTTTTGCCATGAGGGATGGCGAACTTTGTCAGGAAATGACTGAACATGACATTGATGTAATGGTCTATTCCTTCCAGCAGGCGGCGGAGCGAGCAGTTGCCGCAGGATTTGACGGCCTTCAAATTCATGCAGCACATGGGTATGGGTTAAGCCAGTTTCTTTCTCCCCATTTTAATAAGCGTACCGATATGTACGGCGGCGTACTTGAGAACCGCATTCGCCCGTTGGTGCGGGTCTATGAAGCTATTCGGCGTGTTGTGGGAGAGAAATATCCTGTGATGCTCAAAATTAACTGTGAAGACTTTGTTGAAGACGGTCTTGAACTACAGGACAGTGTCAGAGTTATTCAAGGTCTTGCCACAATGGGGTTGGATGCAGTTGAGATTAGTGGTGGATTGCTTACAAATCGCCCGACAACGTCATCAACACGGGTGGGGCGTTTTGATTCTCCAACGAAGGAAGTATGGTACCGTGAGGCGGCACGTGTTGTCAGAGAAAATACTAAGCTGCCAATAATGCTTGTGGGCGGGGTTCGCAGCTTTAGTGTAGCTGAAGGGTTATTGTCAGAAGGGGTTATTGACCTTGTTTCCATGAGTCGACCGCTTATACGTGAACCCAACCTTTTAACACGATGGGCTTCTGGGGACTTGCGGAGAGCAGATTGTATAAGCTGCAACAAATGTTTTAGCGTGCTCATTAAAAATGAAGGTTTTTTCTGCCCTCTGGCCCGTGCTGAAAAAAGTGAATAA
- the rarD gene encoding EamA family transporter RarD has translation MCKDDRGRAGVVAAICSFVFWGMAPVYWKQVAHVPAFEVLCHRILWSLFFVGIMLSIRSNWGAFKNIFSSKKTMLLLTMSGLLVGGNWGLYIWAVNHDMVLQTSLGYYITPLVSMLLGVVIFKDTIRPIQLCAVLLAAAGVATQVVMVGSLPWVSLALAISFGLYGLLRKLADVESLAGLMFETVLLIPFVLIYLGHLELQGAASFLHVDRLTDMYLVGAGVITSLPLLWFAFAACRLRLTTLGLLQYIAPSLAFMQGVFLFNEPFTMGHLFTFVFIWSALALYSGEGWLQRSRKLVHAEEM, from the coding sequence GTGTGTAAAGATGATCGAGGCAGGGCTGGGGTAGTTGCTGCCATTTGTTCGTTTGTTTTTTGGGGCATGGCGCCTGTGTACTGGAAACAGGTAGCACATGTGCCTGCGTTTGAAGTGCTGTGCCACAGGATTTTGTGGTCATTATTTTTTGTTGGGATTATGCTTTCAATTCGTTCTAATTGGGGCGCATTTAAAAACATCTTTTCTTCTAAAAAAACAATGCTTCTTCTTACTATGAGCGGCTTGCTTGTAGGTGGTAACTGGGGCTTATATATTTGGGCTGTAAATCATGACATGGTCTTGCAAACAAGCCTTGGGTACTACATTACACCGCTTGTAAGTATGCTTCTGGGGGTTGTTATATTTAAGGACACTATCCGCCCCATACAGCTTTGCGCAGTATTGCTTGCTGCGGCTGGCGTAGCAACTCAGGTTGTTATGGTCGGCAGCCTTCCGTGGGTTTCTCTTGCTCTGGCCATTTCTTTTGGTTTGTATGGGTTACTGAGAAAGCTTGCAGATGTTGAATCTCTTGCCGGGTTGATGTTTGAAACAGTCCTGTTGATACCCTTTGTACTTATCTATCTTGGCCATCTTGAATTGCAGGGGGCCGCTTCATTTTTGCATGTTGATCGTCTGACAGATATGTATCTTGTGGGGGCTGGTGTTATTACATCACTGCCGTTGCTGTGGTTTGCATTTGCAGCGTGCAGATTACGTCTTACTACTCTTGGATTATTGCAGTACATTGCACCGAGTCTGGCATTTATGCAGGGCGTATTTTTGTTCAATGAACCGTTTACGATGGGACACCTGTTTACCTTTGTGTTTATTTGGAGCGCTCTTGCGTTGTACTCCGGTGAAGGATGGCTGCAACGCTCAAGAAAACTTGTTCATGCTGAAGAAATGTAA